One genomic window of Polyangium aurulentum includes the following:
- a CDS encoding type VI secretion system Vgr family protein, with the protein MLFSLSIEGLGELRVLRLAGHESISDLYRFTLDAVAPAWLGALPVDIAGAPARLTFGAPEAPRAISGIVAEIRRGYEVKNGAHHRIVLVPTVARLFLRHDCRIFQEMSAPEIVAAVLRAGAIPSDRYRFALRGAYPKRAYCVQHREADWHFVSRLLEDEGIHYFFEESPGGEVLVMADAPAAHAPIDGGGTLSFRTPLGAMAHCEHVSLFGWTERMVSDAVTLRDYNFLKPLLSLEAHAKRQRDASLPIYDSPGDHETPERGKARAAVRLEEAQSLERSGEGESDCPRLVPGRTFLLMDHGDEQSNCPYLVTRVEHRGAAPSPEAELGGERASYENQFEVVTAETPFRPARRTSRPRVHGPQTAVVVGPKESEVHTDAHGRIKVQFHWDRQGKKDEHSSCWIRVAYPWAGAGFGVLFLPRVGHEVVVDFLEGDPDRPMITGSVHHAAHVSPLALPQQKTQSAIRTHTVGGEGYNEIRFEDAAGREEIRVRAQRDYAEVIEHDRSATVKNDRTQTVLGNDAETVRGDQAVTVEGSRTVHVRGNQRTIVHGVTDPRAEGALRGSHTAVRGAYGVDASETVRVTAPVRIELVVGGSSVTIEPGKITLKAGGGAELVLDPNALLQSVAGARVLLDANAHAQASGGAEVLLDGNVLAKSTAGSSVVLDGNARMTSTGGSQVSLDANATMSSPADATVAGANTLVVADAEAILAGAGGTVGANGAGVSATGGKVDLGGGAVNVSGGTVKLN; encoded by the coding sequence ATGTTGTTCAGTCTCTCGATCGAGGGACTCGGTGAGCTGCGCGTATTGCGGCTCGCGGGGCACGAGTCCATTTCAGACCTGTATCGCTTCACGCTCGACGCCGTCGCCCCCGCGTGGCTCGGCGCGCTCCCCGTCGATATCGCCGGCGCTCCGGCGCGCCTGACGTTCGGCGCTCCCGAGGCGCCACGGGCCATTTCTGGCATCGTCGCCGAGATTCGCCGCGGCTACGAGGTCAAGAACGGCGCACATCATCGGATCGTCCTCGTCCCCACCGTGGCGCGCCTGTTCTTGCGGCATGACTGCCGCATTTTTCAAGAGATGTCCGCGCCCGAGATCGTCGCAGCGGTTCTGCGTGCCGGTGCCATCCCGTCGGACCGCTATCGCTTCGCGCTCCGCGGCGCGTATCCGAAGCGCGCGTATTGCGTCCAGCACCGGGAGGCCGACTGGCATTTCGTGAGCCGCCTCCTGGAAGACGAGGGGATCCACTACTTCTTCGAGGAGAGCCCCGGGGGCGAGGTGCTGGTGATGGCCGACGCGCCCGCCGCGCACGCGCCCATCGATGGTGGCGGCACGCTCTCCTTCCGCACTCCGCTGGGCGCAATGGCTCATTGCGAGCACGTCTCACTCTTCGGGTGGACCGAGCGAATGGTGTCCGACGCGGTCACGCTGCGCGATTACAACTTCCTGAAACCGCTGCTGTCGCTGGAGGCCCACGCCAAGCGACAGCGAGACGCGTCCCTGCCCATTTACGACAGCCCCGGCGACCACGAGACGCCCGAGCGCGGCAAGGCTCGGGCGGCCGTGCGGCTCGAAGAAGCGCAGTCCCTGGAGCGCTCTGGAGAGGGCGAGAGCGACTGTCCGCGGCTCGTACCCGGTCGGACCTTCTTGTTGATGGATCACGGGGACGAGCAATCGAATTGCCCCTACCTCGTCACGCGCGTGGAGCATCGCGGAGCAGCGCCCTCGCCAGAGGCCGAGCTTGGCGGGGAGCGGGCCTCGTACGAGAACCAATTCGAAGTGGTGACGGCCGAGACTCCCTTTCGGCCCGCGCGTCGCACCTCGCGGCCCCGCGTCCACGGCCCACAAACGGCCGTCGTCGTGGGACCGAAGGAGAGCGAGGTGCACACCGACGCGCACGGGCGGATCAAGGTGCAATTCCACTGGGATCGCCAGGGCAAGAAGGACGAGCACAGTTCGTGCTGGATCCGCGTCGCGTACCCGTGGGCGGGCGCCGGATTCGGCGTGCTCTTCTTGCCCCGGGTGGGGCACGAGGTCGTGGTCGATTTCCTGGAGGGGGATCCGGATCGGCCAATGATCACGGGGAGCGTGCACCACGCCGCCCACGTGTCGCCCCTCGCGCTGCCGCAGCAAAAGACGCAGAGCGCGATCCGGACGCATACCGTCGGGGGCGAGGGGTACAACGAGATCCGCTTCGAGGACGCGGCCGGGCGCGAAGAGATCCGCGTCCGTGCGCAGCGCGATTATGCCGAGGTGATCGAGCACGACCGATCGGCCACGGTGAAGAACGACCGCACGCAGACGGTGCTCGGCAACGACGCCGAGACGGTGCGCGGAGACCAGGCCGTGACGGTGGAGGGATCGCGGACGGTCCACGTGCGCGGCAATCAACGGACCATCGTCCATGGAGTTACCGATCCTCGCGCGGAGGGCGCGCTGCGCGGCAGCCATACAGCCGTGCGCGGTGCTTACGGCGTGGATGCGTCGGAGACCGTGCGCGTGACAGCCCCCGTGCGGATCGAGCTCGTGGTCGGGGGCAGCTCCGTGACGATCGAGCCCGGCAAGATCACGCTGAAGGCAGGCGGCGGGGCCGAGCTCGTGCTCGACCCGAACGCGCTCTTGCAATCGGTGGCAGGCGCGCGCGTGCTGCTCGACGCCAATGCGCACGCGCAGGCGAGCGGGGGCGCCGAGGTGCTGCTCGACGGCAACGTGCTCGCGAAAAGCACCGCGGGGAGCAGCGTCGTGCTGGACGGCAACGCCCGCATGACCTCGACAGGAGGCAGCCAGGTCTCGCTCGACGCCAACGCCACCATGAGCAGCCCGGCGGATGCGACGGTGGCAGGCGCGAATACGCTGGTCGTCGCGGACGCGGAGGCCATCCTGGCGGGCGCTGGGGGCACGGTGGGCGCGAATGGGGCCGGCGTGAGCGCGACGGGTGGCAAGGTGGACCTCGGCGGCGGCGCGGTGAACGTCTCCGGCGGGACCGTGAAATTGAATTAA